One genomic region from Amycolatopsis sp. FBCC-B4732 encodes:
- a CDS encoding PhoX family phosphatase, whose amino-acid sequence MPDRLLPLLPVHPGGRSPITCEYRCGNACAHPEPNESGNEYFGDVVKDISRRGAFKAGAVMAAAAGGFAALSGTAAAAPARKPPRPVPGTDFDPVPPNKLDAVVVPDGYAQRVVIRWGDPVVPGAPAFDFTRQTAAAQAQQFGYNNDFVGLLPQDPLGLTNLLVVNHEYTAEVHLFPADQYDPANPTEEQVKIAWAAHGLSVLLTRRDPVHGGLEVVPSRYARRITLDTIFEVRGPAAGSKYLKTSADPSGRRVRGTQNNCSGGVTPWGTVLSGEENIHQYFANSEKVTDPVEAARLKRYAIGTGASTRKWERFDKRWDVAQGPNEPNRFGWVVEIDPNDPTSTPIKHTALGRLKHEGANIKITADGRVAAYTGDDERFEYIYKFVSKGKYKPGKSAHARRHNSALLDEGTLYVARFTGDSPLPEIDGTGKLPADGEFDGAGEWLPLASGNKSFVDGFTAEEVYVFTRQAADKVAATKMDRPEDIEPNPVNGRIYAALTNNSDRGAAGKAGVDEVNPRVANKNGQILEWEEHRGDAASTRFSWRLLLVCGDPAAADTYYGGFDKTKVSPISCPDNVTFDRHGNLWISTDGNALGANDGLFSVPVTGPERGHVKQFLSVPPGAETCGPNVTDHVVLVAVQHPGENAASSANPTSHWPDGGTAQPRPSLVSVWKKGRFGLPGRIGER is encoded by the coding sequence GTGCCCGACCGTCTGCTTCCGCTCCTGCCCGTCCACCCGGGCGGCCGTTCCCCGATCACCTGCGAATACCGCTGCGGCAACGCCTGTGCCCACCCCGAGCCGAACGAGTCCGGGAACGAGTACTTCGGCGACGTCGTGAAGGACATCTCCCGCCGCGGGGCCTTCAAGGCCGGCGCCGTGATGGCCGCCGCCGCGGGCGGGTTCGCGGCGCTTTCGGGGACCGCGGCCGCCGCGCCCGCGCGAAAGCCGCCACGTCCGGTGCCCGGCACCGACTTCGACCCGGTCCCGCCGAACAAGCTCGACGCGGTCGTCGTCCCGGACGGCTACGCCCAGCGCGTCGTCATCCGCTGGGGCGACCCGGTGGTGCCGGGCGCCCCGGCGTTCGACTTCACCCGGCAGACGGCGGCCGCGCAGGCCCAGCAGTTCGGCTACAACAACGACTTCGTCGGCCTGCTCCCGCAGGACCCGCTGGGCCTGACCAACCTGCTCGTCGTGAACCACGAGTACACCGCCGAGGTGCACCTGTTCCCGGCCGACCAGTACGACCCGGCGAACCCGACCGAGGAGCAGGTGAAGATCGCCTGGGCGGCGCACGGCCTGTCGGTGCTGCTGACCCGCCGTGACCCCGTCCACGGCGGCCTCGAGGTCGTGCCGAGCCGGTACGCCCGCCGCATCACGCTCGACACGATCTTCGAGGTGCGTGGCCCGGCCGCCGGCTCGAAGTACCTGAAGACGTCGGCCGACCCGAGCGGGCGCAGGGTCCGCGGCACGCAGAACAACTGCTCCGGCGGCGTGACGCCCTGGGGCACAGTGCTTTCCGGCGAAGAGAACATCCACCAGTACTTCGCCAACTCGGAGAAGGTCACCGACCCGGTCGAAGCCGCGCGGCTGAAGCGGTACGCCATCGGCACCGGCGCGAGCACCCGCAAGTGGGAGCGGTTCGACAAGCGCTGGGACGTCGCGCAGGGGCCGAACGAGCCGAACCGGTTCGGCTGGGTCGTCGAGATCGACCCGAACGACCCGACGTCGACACCCATCAAGCACACCGCGCTCGGGCGCCTCAAGCACGAGGGCGCCAACATCAAGATCACCGCCGACGGCCGCGTCGCCGCGTACACCGGGGACGACGAGCGCTTCGAGTACATCTACAAGTTCGTCTCGAAGGGCAAGTACAAGCCGGGCAAGAGCGCGCACGCGCGGCGGCACAACTCGGCGTTGCTCGACGAGGGCACTCTGTACGTCGCCCGGTTCACCGGCGACAGCCCGCTTCCGGAGATCGACGGCACCGGCAAGCTCCCGGCCGACGGCGAGTTCGACGGCGCCGGCGAATGGCTCCCGCTGGCGAGCGGGAACAAGTCCTTTGTGGACGGATTCACCGCCGAAGAGGTCTACGTCTTCACCCGGCAGGCGGCCGACAAGGTCGCGGCCACGAAGATGGACCGCCCGGAAGACATCGAGCCGAACCCGGTCAACGGCCGGATCTACGCGGCGCTGACCAACAACTCCGACCGCGGCGCGGCGGGCAAGGCCGGCGTCGACGAGGTGAACCCCCGCGTGGCCAACAAGAACGGCCAGATCCTGGAGTGGGAAGAGCACCGCGGTGACGCGGCCTCGACGAGGTTCTCCTGGCGGCTGCTGCTCGTCTGCGGCGACCCGGCCGCGGCCGACACCTATTACGGCGGCTTCGACAAGACCAAGGTCAGCCCGATCTCCTGCCCGGACAACGTGACCTTCGACCGCCACGGCAACCTGTGGATCTCCACCGACGGCAACGCGCTCGGCGCGAACGACGGCCTGTTCTCGGTGCCGGTCACCGGGCCGGAGCGCGGGCACGTCAAGCAGTTCCTGTCGGTGCCGCCGGGCGCCGAGACGTGCGGCCCGAACGTCACCGACCACGTGGTGCTCGTCGCGGTCCAGCACCCCGGCGAGAACGCGGCGAGCTCGGCGAACCCGACGTCGCACTGGCCGGACGGCGGCACGGCGCAGCCGCGGCCGTCGCTCGTCTCGGTGTGGAAGAAGGGCCGCTTCGGACTGCCGGGCCGCATCGGCGAGCGCTGA
- a CDS encoding MarR family winged helix-turn-helix transcriptional regulator, producing the protein MTSPIADLAHRLRPLVFRLYHQVRRQTPQLSLTLTQGSVLSELVNGGPRRMSALAEFEQVKLPSMTDVVGRLERLGLAVRRPDPADGRAVLVDVTDEGRRFYAETVAAREEFLRERLIAMDDTDRAAIEAALPALAKLLVDTKKEELISDER; encoded by the coding sequence GTGACTTCCCCGATCGCCGACCTCGCCCACCGGCTGCGGCCGCTGGTCTTCCGGCTGTACCACCAGGTGCGCCGCCAGACCCCGCAGCTGTCGCTGACCCTCACCCAGGGATCGGTGCTGAGCGAGCTGGTCAACGGCGGTCCGCGGCGGATGAGCGCGCTGGCCGAGTTCGAGCAGGTCAAGCTGCCGTCGATGACCGACGTCGTCGGCCGGCTCGAACGGCTCGGCCTGGCGGTCCGCCGCCCGGACCCCGCCGACGGCCGCGCGGTGCTCGTGGACGTCACCGACGAGGGTCGCCGCTTCTACGCCGAGACGGTGGCCGCCCGGGAGGAGTTCCTCCGCGAGCGGCTCATCGCCATGGACGACACCGACCGCGCCGCGATCGAAGCCGCCCTGCCGGCTCTCGCCAAATTGCTCGTCGACACCAAGAAGGAGGAACTGATCAGCGATGAGCGCTGA
- a CDS encoding MFS transporter, with amino-acid sequence MSAEHHSSLLDAVKGQPKQVWITAFAAVIAFMGIGLVDPILLSIAKGLDATPSQVTLLFSSYLGVQVIAMLVTGAASAKFGPKRTVLVGLTLIVAATALCAAAGSIEQLVGLRAVWGLGNAFFIATALSVIVGAATGGQSGAILLYEAALGVGLSVGPLLGALLGSISWRGPFVGTAILMAGALVLCAVFLKSDKHEKRDPIKLLDPLRALKHTGLLRTSVASALYTAAFFAVLAWSPFVLGWSAIAVGLIFCGWGLCVAVAGVALAPRLAAKLGERHAAAAAVFGYAVLMLVLAVPSKPVLVVGIIVSGLVSGLLNTLFTGTAMSISDAPRPVASAGYNFCRWLGGAVAATLVGHVAEWFGSPQAPFVVSAILCVAAGVLLSLREKKADPHTVPAEAVLVGEEF; translated from the coding sequence ATGAGCGCTGAACACCACTCGAGCCTGCTGGACGCGGTCAAGGGTCAGCCCAAGCAGGTGTGGATCACCGCGTTCGCCGCGGTCATCGCCTTCATGGGGATCGGCCTGGTCGACCCGATCCTGCTGTCCATCGCCAAGGGCCTGGACGCGACGCCGTCGCAGGTCACCCTGCTCTTCTCGTCCTACCTCGGCGTCCAGGTCATCGCGATGCTGGTGACCGGCGCGGCGAGCGCGAAGTTCGGGCCCAAGCGCACGGTGCTGGTCGGGCTGACGCTGATCGTCGCGGCCACCGCCCTGTGCGCGGCCGCCGGGTCGATCGAGCAGCTCGTCGGACTGCGCGCGGTCTGGGGCCTCGGCAACGCGTTCTTCATCGCGACGGCGCTTTCGGTGATCGTCGGCGCCGCGACCGGTGGCCAGTCCGGCGCTATCCTGCTCTACGAAGCCGCGTTGGGTGTCGGCCTGTCGGTCGGCCCGCTGCTGGGCGCGCTGCTCGGCAGCATCTCGTGGCGCGGCCCGTTCGTCGGCACCGCGATCCTGATGGCCGGCGCGCTCGTGCTGTGCGCGGTGTTCCTGAAGAGCGACAAGCACGAGAAGCGTGACCCGATCAAGCTGCTCGACCCGCTTCGCGCGCTGAAGCACACCGGTCTGCTGCGCACCTCCGTCGCCTCGGCGCTCTACACCGCCGCCTTCTTCGCGGTGCTGGCCTGGTCGCCGTTCGTCCTCGGCTGGAGCGCCATCGCCGTCGGGCTGATCTTCTGCGGCTGGGGCCTGTGCGTCGCGGTCGCGGGGGTCGCGCTGGCCCCGCGGCTGGCCGCCAAGCTCGGCGAACGGCACGCCGCCGCGGCCGCCGTCTTCGGCTACGCCGTGCTGATGCTGGTGCTCGCCGTGCCGAGCAAGCCGGTCCTGGTCGTCGGGATCATCGTCTCCGGGCTGGTCTCCGGCCTGCTGAACACGCTGTTCACCGGCACCGCGATGTCGATCAGCGACGCGCCGCGCCCGGTCGCGAGCGCGGGCTACAACTTCTGCCGCTGGCTGGGCGGCGCGGTGGCCGCGACGCTGGTCGGGCACGTCGCCGAGTGGTTCGGTTCGCCGCAGGCACCGTTCGTCGTGTCGGCCATCCTGTGCGTCGCCGCCGGTGTCCTGCTCTCGCTGCGGGAGAAGAAGGCGGACCCGCACACCGTGCCGGCGGAAGCGGTGCTCGTCGGCGAGGAGTTCTGA